Proteins from a genomic interval of Sphingobacterium sp. SYP-B4668:
- the yidD gene encoding membrane protein insertion efficiency factor YidD, whose protein sequence is MKVIRYIWQKIIRPILGFLFLTLIRAYQLLLSPMLGGSCRYSPTCSQYGVEAIRKHGPFKGGWLTIKRILRCNPWGGHGHDPVP, encoded by the coding sequence ATGAAAGTCATCCGCTATATTTGGCAGAAAATAATTAGACCAATTTTAGGATTTTTATTTTTGACACTCATTCGAGCCTATCAACTCTTGCTATCCCCAATGTTGGGTGGTAGTTGTCGGTATAGTCCAACCTGTTCCCAATATGGGGTGGAGGCAATCCGTAAGCATGGACCGTTTAAGGGAGGATGGTTGACTATCAAAAGAATTTTAAGATGTAATCCTTGGGGTGGACATGGTCATGATCCAGTCCCGTAA
- the tsaB gene encoding tRNA (adenosine(37)-N6)-threonylcarbamoyltransferase complex dimerization subunit type 1 TsaB translates to MNNNFILQIETATPVCSVAISKGGQIIATVEALADNIHASHLTVFVEQVLEKVSITLHDLSAVAVSMGPGSYTGLRIGVSVAKGLCYALDIPLIAVNTLYAMYDGFKERFSSEDGVHIFCPMIDARRMEVYSCMVDQVGGDLEPIGANIIDEHSFDAWIKAGKQVHLFGSGAAKFDALYKEVENLTVHDNFLNSAAFLTSRATIKLSRKEFEDVAYFEPYYLKDFVATTPKKK, encoded by the coding sequence ATGAATAACAACTTTATCTTACAGATTGAAACAGCTACCCCTGTATGTTCGGTTGCCATAAGTAAAGGTGGCCAGATAATCGCTACAGTAGAGGCCTTAGCAGATAATATTCACGCATCGCATTTGACAGTATTTGTAGAACAGGTTCTTGAAAAGGTGTCCATCACTCTACATGATTTGTCGGCGGTGGCGGTGAGTATGGGACCGGGGTCATACACAGGGCTTCGGATCGGTGTTTCAGTCGCCAAGGGTTTGTGCTATGCTTTGGATATTCCATTGATAGCTGTTAATACTTTGTATGCGATGTATGATGGTTTCAAGGAACGCTTTTCTAGTGAAGATGGTGTTCATATCTTTTGTCCGATGATAGATGCCCGTAGAATGGAGGTATATTCTTGTATGGTTGATCAGGTAGGAGGAGATTTGGAGCCGATCGGAGCTAATATCATTGATGAGCATTCATTTGATGCTTGGATTAAAGCGGGTAAGCAGGTCCATTTGTTTGGCTCTGGTGCTGCTAAATTTGACGCCTTGTACAAGGAAGTAGAAAATCTAACGGTACACGATAATTTTTTGAATTCAGCAGCATTTCTAACCTCTAGAGCTACAATCAAACTGAGTCGGAAGGAGTTTGAAGATGTGGCATATTTTGAGCCATATTACTTAAAAGATTTTGTGGCAACAACACCTAAAAAGAAATAG
- a CDS encoding magnesium transporter CorA family protein, with product MTEILIEDEKLPYIWIDITNPTREDFKDLATQYNLHEASIKDCLEVGHLPKIEEFETYHFLIIRSIPQKFEETSDTLTEITDRVSIFFNEKFIITVHRNEIQYLNNIKRADRTNKKFSNTKSLINFITSESLKTFENLVITELNERLDEYEEIVFLHSKRKPFLKRLYYLKRQIDVIRNILALCKDIVDYFHMPEYKNIYTQDLRDLYVRTSTLYRNLSENTSQLLSVYFNIESNHTNEIMRTLTIISVFFMPLTFIAGVYGMNFKNMPELEWYYGYPLSLLIMVFVAVLIYYWFKRKRWM from the coding sequence ATGACAGAAATACTGATAGAGGATGAAAAACTTCCATACATATGGATAGACATTACTAATCCGACTCGAGAAGATTTTAAGGACCTAGCCACTCAATACAATCTTCATGAAGCTTCTATAAAAGACTGTCTTGAAGTAGGGCACCTTCCTAAAATAGAAGAATTCGAAACTTATCATTTCTTAATCATTCGTTCCATTCCTCAAAAATTTGAGGAGACCTCAGACACATTGACCGAGATTACCGACCGAGTTTCCATATTCTTTAATGAAAAATTCATCATTACGGTACACCGCAATGAAATACAATACCTTAATAACATAAAAAGGGCGGATCGCACAAACAAAAAATTCAGCAATACAAAAAGCCTTATTAATTTCATCACTTCGGAGTCGTTGAAAACATTTGAGAATCTAGTCATCACAGAACTCAACGAACGCCTAGATGAATACGAGGAGATTGTCTTCCTACACAGCAAGAGAAAACCTTTCTTAAAACGGCTGTATTATCTTAAGCGGCAGATTGATGTGATTCGAAATATATTGGCCCTGTGCAAAGATATTGTGGATTACTTCCATATGCCTGAGTACAAGAATATTTATACACAAGACCTGAGAGACCTCTATGTGCGGACATCCACACTATATCGTAACCTTAGTGAAAATACTAGTCAGCTCCTCTCCGTATATTTCAACATAGAGTCCAACCACACTAACGAAATCATGCGCACCTTGACGATCATATCGGTATTCTTCATGCCGCTAACATTCATCGCTGGAGTGTACGGGATGAATTTCAAGAATATGCCCGAGTTGGAGTGGTATTATGGCTACCCGCTATCACTTCTGATAATGGTATTTGTAGCAGTATTGATTTATTATTGGTTTAAAAGAAAAAGATGGATGTAA
- a CDS encoding OmpH family outer membrane protein, whose product MNKFLTTISKATLGVIIATAAISCNQNASKPTGSTDSSASKESSSSSSEKIVYINADTLSEKYEYFKDIKVKMEAKVKKAQTDLQSKSQAFQREVADYQQKAATLSASERQATEEKLARKQDELGRLDQNASASIQQDEATEFNNVYNSITEYLKKHASEKGYKLVLTYSKSNPTVLFADAKLEITNEVVEALNKEYKATKK is encoded by the coding sequence ATGAATAAATTTTTAACAACTATTTCGAAAGCAACACTAGGTGTTATTATCGCAACGGCTGCCATCTCTTGTAATCAGAATGCTTCAAAACCAACAGGGTCTACAGACTCTTCGGCTTCGAAGGAAAGCTCATCTTCCTCGTCCGAAAAAATCGTGTACATAAATGCGGATACATTATCTGAAAAGTACGAGTACTTCAAGGATATCAAAGTCAAGATGGAAGCCAAAGTGAAAAAAGCACAAACGGATTTACAATCGAAAAGTCAGGCTTTTCAACGTGAAGTTGCCGATTATCAACAAAAAGCTGCCACGTTAAGTGCTTCTGAGCGTCAAGCAACGGAAGAGAAACTCGCCCGTAAACAAGATGAGCTAGGTCGCTTGGACCAGAATGCTTCGGCATCTATACAACAGGATGAAGCGACCGAATTCAACAATGTATACAACAGCATTACCGAATACTTAAAGAAGCACGCTTCTGAAAAAGGTTACAAATTGGTATTGACCTATTCTAAGTCAAATCCTACAGTTCTTTTTGCAGACGCTAAATTAGAAATTACTAATGAAGTTGTTGAGGCCTTAAACAAGGAGTACAAAGCGACAAAGAAGTAA
- the gyrB gene encoding DNA topoisomerase (ATP-hydrolyzing) subunit B, producing MSEENKNLSTYSADNIQVLEGLEAVRKRPSMYIGDTGVKGLHHLVYEVVDNSIDEAVAGYCDDILVTIHEGNSISVRDNGRGIPTGINKKENKSALELVMTVLHAGGKFDKDTYKVSGGLHGVGVSCVNALSTLLVAEVRREGKIFKQEYEKGKPMYDVKEIGESDETGTTVTFHPDPEIFTLTTVYNYDTLANRLRELAFLNKGIRLAIVDERETLDDGSLKGDVFFSEGGLQEFVEFLDGNRQSLIPSPIYVEGIKQGIPVELALQYNDTYSENVHSYVNNINTIEGGSHVAGFRRGLTRTLKKYAEDSGLLKNLKVEIAGDDFREGLTAVISVKVAEPQFEGQTKTKLGNNEVMGAVDVAVGEILSVYLEENPREAKIIVQKVVIAAQARAAARKAREMVQRKTVMGGSGLPGKLADCSDNDPKKCEIFFVEGDSAGGTAKQGRDRKFQAIMPLRGKILNVEKAMEHKIYENEEIKNMFTALGVSVGTVEDAKALNLEKLRYHKIVIMTDADVDGSHIATLILTFYFRYMKELIENGYIYIATPPLYLVKKGKESEYCWTEDQRLNAIQRLKGAGKEDSVHVQRYKGLGEMNAEQLWETTMNPEHRTLRQVTIENAAECDRIFSMLMGDEVAPRREFIEKNARYAKIDI from the coding sequence ATGAGCGAAGAAAACAAGAATTTATCCACATACTCAGCCGACAATATTCAGGTATTAGAAGGTTTAGAAGCCGTGCGGAAACGCCCTTCCATGTATATTGGTGATACGGGTGTCAAGGGGTTACACCATTTGGTTTATGAAGTCGTTGATAACTCTATCGATGAGGCGGTTGCCGGATATTGTGACGATATATTGGTGACTATCCACGAAGGTAACTCCATCTCTGTTCGGGATAATGGTCGTGGTATCCCAACAGGAATAAATAAAAAAGAAAACAAATCTGCATTGGAGCTTGTCATGACAGTGCTGCATGCAGGTGGTAAGTTTGATAAAGATACATATAAGGTTTCTGGAGGATTACATGGTGTCGGGGTATCTTGTGTGAATGCACTTTCTACGCTTCTGGTGGCGGAGGTAAGACGTGAGGGAAAAATATTCAAGCAGGAATACGAAAAAGGAAAACCAATGTATGACGTTAAAGAGATTGGAGAAAGTGACGAAACTGGTACTACAGTTACGTTTCATCCAGATCCCGAAATCTTTACCCTTACAACGGTCTATAATTACGATACATTGGCTAACAGACTTCGTGAATTAGCCTTTTTGAATAAAGGTATTCGTTTGGCAATTGTCGACGAAAGAGAGACATTGGATGATGGCTCTTTGAAAGGCGACGTATTCTTTTCTGAAGGAGGTTTACAGGAGTTTGTTGAATTCTTGGACGGTAATAGACAGTCATTAATTCCGTCCCCAATTTATGTTGAAGGAATCAAACAGGGAATCCCTGTTGAACTGGCTTTGCAATATAACGATACCTATTCCGAGAACGTACACTCTTACGTGAATAATATTAACACAATTGAAGGTGGGTCTCATGTTGCAGGATTTAGAAGGGGGCTGACTCGCACATTGAAAAAATATGCGGAAGATTCAGGCTTGTTGAAGAATCTAAAAGTGGAGATCGCAGGCGACGACTTTAGGGAGGGATTGACAGCAGTTATCTCGGTCAAAGTTGCGGAACCTCAATTTGAAGGACAAACAAAGACCAAACTTGGAAATAACGAGGTCATGGGAGCTGTGGACGTAGCTGTGGGGGAAATTTTAAGTGTCTATTTGGAAGAAAATCCACGAGAAGCCAAGATAATTGTTCAAAAGGTTGTCATCGCTGCTCAAGCACGTGCTGCTGCACGTAAGGCGCGTGAGATGGTACAACGTAAGACTGTCATGGGTGGGTCTGGACTTCCAGGTAAACTGGCCGACTGTTCCGATAATGACCCTAAAAAATGTGAGATATTTTTTGTCGAGGGAGATTCGGCGGGTGGTACTGCTAAGCAAGGTCGCGATCGTAAGTTTCAAGCTATTATGCCATTGAGAGGTAAGATTCTGAATGTGGAGAAAGCTATGGAGCACAAAATCTATGAGAATGAGGAAATCAAGAACATGTTTACAGCACTGGGGGTTAGTGTGGGTACTGTTGAGGATGCAAAAGCCTTAAATCTTGAGAAATTGCGTTATCATAAGATTGTGATCATGACGGATGCCGATGTGGATGGTAGCCACATTGCTACTTTAATCTTGACCTTCTATTTCAGGTATATGAAGGAACTGATTGAAAATGGATACATTTATATCGCTACACCGCCACTATATCTTGTCAAAAAGGGTAAGGAGTCTGAGTATTGTTGGACAGAAGACCAACGCTTGAATGCTATTCAACGATTAAAGGGAGCTGGTAAGGAAGATAGTGTACATGTACAGCGCTATAAAGGTCTCGGAGAGATGAATGCAGAGCAACTCTGGGAGACAACCATGAATCCCGAACATCGGACATTACGTCAAGTTACAATAGAAAATGCTGCGGAATGCGATCGTATATTCTCTATGTTGATGGGAGATGAAGTAGCCCCTCGTCGTGAATTTATTGAGAAAAATGCTCGATATGCAAAGATTGACATCTAA
- a CDS encoding DNA-binding protein: protein MRVKELMFLMLISLEVFGQDFSAAPFLGMGNTGVGQGGIYSLTANPAGLVMLEGVTAAIAYQQHVLKSDIQTQAAYLGIPLARKGAIGLAIHNYGIPSVTSFLRSNLSYARSFGTVFQASISANYHRKHVQTYGGGQTLSADLGLQYSVQNSLKVGALFRNVSGAKFDNSVSERIGRELVLGMEYFVSQFLNVNVDLAHDLEHHFFIRSGLAYAISPFFLIRMGVSSNPLQYYGGVGFVLNNITIDLSSSFHPRLGTSPQIALAYVL, encoded by the coding sequence ATGAGAGTTAAGGAGTTAATGTTTTTGATGTTAATTTCTCTTGAAGTATTTGGGCAAGATTTTAGTGCAGCACCCTTTCTAGGGATGGGGAATACTGGCGTAGGGCAAGGAGGAATTTACAGTTTGACTGCCAATCCAGCTGGATTGGTCATGTTGGAAGGAGTAACGGCTGCAATTGCCTATCAACAACATGTTCTAAAATCCGATATTCAGACACAAGCAGCTTATCTGGGAATACCATTGGCGAGAAAGGGAGCTATTGGTTTGGCCATACACAATTATGGAATACCATCGGTAACTTCATTCCTTCGGAGCAATCTTTCATATGCTCGGTCCTTTGGAACTGTTTTTCAAGCCTCAATATCTGCCAATTATCATCGAAAACATGTCCAAACATATGGTGGAGGGCAGACGTTGTCTGCGGATCTCGGACTACAGTATTCAGTCCAGAATAGCCTTAAGGTAGGTGCGCTCTTCCGTAATGTTAGCGGAGCTAAGTTTGATAATAGCGTCAGCGAACGTATAGGCAGAGAGTTGGTGTTGGGAATGGAATATTTTGTTTCCCAATTTTTAAATGTCAATGTTGATTTGGCTCATGATTTAGAACATCATTTTTTTATAAGAAGTGGATTGGCCTACGCTATATCTCCCTTTTTTCTAATCAGGATGGGCGTGTCTTCAAATCCCCTCCAATACTACGGTGGAGTGGGATTTGTTTTGAATAATATTACAATTGACTTATCGTCTTCCTTTCATCCTAGATTGGGCACGTCCCCCCAAATAGCGTTGGCCTATGTATTGTAG